The following are from one region of the Coffea eugenioides isolate CCC68of chromosome 2, Ceug_1.0, whole genome shotgun sequence genome:
- the LOC113759681 gene encoding uncharacterized protein LOC113759681, with amino-acid sequence MGEEDAVEEINKLSQSSTVLVYQEKFEELRSIVMIQMPELTESYYISSFLSGLKGEIKSAVKMHRPNSLQTAFEIARWKEHHLELVHKFSKTTLKSALHSTSYEPAKGMHGVQDPGANRLMHFQQITARSPIRNKFSRRYPQLNFSAERITTYAIGVEKNLVPAIVVKTRGFT; translated from the coding sequence ATGGGGGAAGAAGATGCAGTAGAAGAGATCAACAAGCTAAGCCAATCCTCCACTGTTTTGGTATACCAAGAGAAGTTTGAAGAGTTGAGATCAATAGTAATGATCCAGATGCCAGAGCTGACTGAGTCTTACTACATTTCTAGTTTCCTAAGTGGACTGAAGGGGGAAATCAAATCTGCTGTGAAGATGCATAGACCTAATAGTTTGCAGACTGCCTTTGAGATAGCGAGGTGGAAGGAACATCACTTAGAACTTGTCCACAAATTTAGCAAAACTACACTCAAGAGTGCCTTACATTCAACTTCTTATGAACCAGCCAAAGGTATGCATGGAGTTCAGGATCCAGGAGCAAACAGGCTGATGCACTTTCAACAAATTACAGCAAGAAGTCCAATTCGCAACAAGTTTTCAAGAAGATATCCCCAACTGAATTTTAGTGCAGAAAGGATCACAACTTATGCTATAGGTGTGGAGAAAAATTTAGTCCCAGCCATAGTTGTAAAAACAAGAGGATTCACATGA